In the Malaya genurostris strain Urasoe2022 chromosome 1, Malgen_1.1, whole genome shotgun sequence genome, one interval contains:
- the LOC131440417 gene encoding protein C12orf4, with amino-acid sequence MDLEPTKMIDFCYEFKNFDDSMAKLVYPVQIPYKGSTEELAHQIVNERMDSIMKFLRADIELKIALKWFVENENRMFHDEQDELLLGKLKSGHVDVDAMAVNFEKVYKDEILEYADRVGPSDNEIFAQSFHQLVHSSVLSEILSKERECAKTITNLTAEMTQQITTMNTLHQEEIDAKMKLLDISVTSENINHILAKQYSMQNLIRRRCESELESTRGHQKYEYRYWITTHIDENFLAESDSPTQIGNRWSMISTQGPSMEESFTIHLGSQLKHMHNIRILSTKTSDLCSPLYRENSFGGPNVALGLYSSSLCGIVVLTPSGNVSPDSEIRRNANMSTEFHFDQVDQQIEKIQEDLRKLRNTSDEQDSANSHVKPNKNGVHLKPGDVFITRHSNLSHSHVIFHLISDETFQSPSEINSRHPVILGLRNILKISSRHDVTTLTIPALLRHKMSEDMTVSWCIRRAELVFKCAKGFMIESASWGGAELNTLQLLLPHDISEELFRTLADMVPHVFRVANPKILQ; translated from the exons ATGGATCTCGAGCCGActaaaatgattgatttttgttatgAGTTTAAAAACTTCGATGACTCTATGGCTAAGCTCGTATACCCTGTGCAAATTCCTTATAAAGGTAGCACCGAAGAGCTAGCTCACCAAATCGTTAACGAACGGATGGATTCAATCATGAAATTTCTACGAGCTGATATAGAACTTAAAATAGCTCTTAAGTGGTTTGTAGAAAACGAAAATCGAATGTTCCATGATGAGCAAGACGAATTATTACTCGGAAAGTTGAAAAGTGGTCACGTTGACGTCGACGCTATGGCAgtcaattttgaaaaagtttacaaagaCGAAATATTAGAGTATGCAGATCGAGTTGGACCCTCTGATAATGAAATATTTGCTCAAAGCTTTCACCAGCTGGTGCATTCTTCAGTTCTTTCTGAAATTTTATCCAAAGAGCGAGAATGTGCCAAAACTATTACTAATCTAACTGCAGAAATGACACAACAAATCACTACAATGAACACACTGCATCAAGAAGAGATTGATGCAAAAATGAAGCTATTGGATATTTCTGTCACTTCAGAAAATATAAATCACATTTTGGCCAAACAATACAGCATGCAGAACCTGATTCGAAGACGATGCGAATCGGAGCTGGAGTCAACGCGAGGTCACCAGAAATATGAATATCGCTATTGGATTACCACACACATCGATGAAAACTTCCTGGCAGAGTCCGACAGCCCAACGCAAATCGGAAATAGATGGTCAATGATTTCCACGCAAGGTCCATCAATGGAGGAAAGTTTCACTATTCATTTAGGATCTCAGTTAAAGCATATGCATAATATTCGAATTTTAAGCACCAAGACTTCTGATTTGTGCAGTCCACTATACAGAGAAAATAGTTTTGGAGGGCCAAATGTTGCTTTAGGTCTATATTCCAGCTCTCTGTGTGGAATTGTAGTATTAACACCTTCAGGAAATGTCTCCCCAGATTCGGAAATACGACGTAACGCCAACATGTCTacggaatttcattttgatcaagTTGATCAGCAGATTGAAAAAATACAAGAAGATCTCAGAAAACTTAGAAATACATCAGATGAGCAAGATTCTGCCAATTCGCATGTTAAACCTAATAAAAATGGGGTTCATCTAAAACCAGGAGATGTGTTCATCACACGCCATTCAAATCTTTCCCACTCACATGTGATTTTTCATCTTATCTCTGATGAAACGTTTCAAAGCCCTAGTGAAATAAATTCACGACATCCTGTTATTTTGGGACTGCGCAACATCCTTAAAATATCTAGCAGACATGATGTAACGACTTTGACCATTCCAGCTTTGTTGAGGCATAAGATGTCAGAG GATATGACCGTCAGCTGGTGTATACGTCGAGCGGAACTAGTGTTCAAATGCGCTAAAGGCTTCATGATTGAATCGGCTAGTTGGGGAGGAGCCGAGCTGAACACGCTGCAGCTCCTATTACCACACGACATATCCGAGGAATTATTCCGTACGTTAGCTGATATGGTGCCGCATGTGTTTCGGGTGGCAAATCCTAAGATTCTACAGTAA
- the LOC131440416 gene encoding uncharacterized protein LOC131440416, whose protein sequence is MLTTAAVLSTANSLLVTPVEQDGVFLDHIGTTFMKRGIWRTNINTSISPNEDRELIEGIRCNMSATRKRMTKDIKNENMNRILSVFDKLCSDAITEIDYERTRSRRSKGIFGFLWSFLFGENDIETELKAMRMHDNEKIHQLSESLVQLNGKTTEMGNTLNDQFYGLMKETNHLKQKYALGETEYLESRLIEIIMLSRETIDAVLHKYKRMRSYPLSTEELTATFDNISSTLPAGLTVLRQSSLVKYETQQINGTIVIAMYTVVVSKTVYEMFRIIPVPHMENHAIIDIGKPRILIDHNGEYFYPTTEPVRMNQTHFIVEPSPVHKELDCVSGLVAHKLSKSRCNITHLSPPYAEMISLTDENQVLYFASDTTSIIIHCKNSIIAPPYKVAVVKLDFDCKIQNNKSVIYGFVNREERRTNLFFKERIQINFNLEKNETALAELNKPANPFDNKIFTITTDDYKEQDIGEPIIEYVLVGVGLLGIMYVVVYIYLRVKKCNTTRNSRRPAECLFPLPRNTAESSL, encoded by the coding sequence ATGTTAACTACAGCAGCAGTTCTCAGCACGGCGAATTCCTTATTAGTAACACCGGTCGAGCAAGATGGGGTATTTCTCGACCACATAGGAACTACTTTTATGAAACGGGGCATATGGCGGACGAATATAAATACGTCGATATCGCCGAATGAAGACCGGGAATTGATCGAAGGCATAAGATGTAATATGTCAGCAACAAGGAAGCGCATGACCAAGgacataaaaaatgaaaatatgaataGAATTTTGAGCGTCTTCGACAAATTATGCTCGGATGCAATTACCGAAATTGATTATGAGCGAACAAGATCTCGACGCTCAAAAGGGATATTTGGATTCTTGTGGAGCTTCCTATTCGGTGAAAATGACATCGAAACTGAACTAAAAGCAATGAGAATGCACgacaatgaaaaaatacatcAGTTATCTGAGTCGTTAGTTCAATTAAATGGAAAGACCACTGAGATGGGAAATACCTTAAACGATCAATTCTACGGTCTGATGAAGGAAACAAACCACCTGAAGCAAAAGTACGCCCTAGGTGAAACGGAGTACTTGGAAAGTCGTTTGATCGAGATAATCATGCTTTCTCGAGAGACTATTGACGCAGTGCTTCACAAGTACAAAAGGATGAGATCATATCCACTTTCGACGGAAGAACTTACCGCAACGTTCGACAACATCTCGTCAACATTGCCAGCAGGACTAACAGTTCTTCGACAATCCTCATTGGTAAAATATGAAACGCAGCAGATCAATGGGACTATCGTAATCGCAATGTACACTGTAGTTGTCAGCAAAACAGTGTACGAAATGTTTCGAATTATTCCTGTACCtcatatggaaaatcatgccatCATTGATATAGGAAAACCACGCATACTGATTGACCATAACGGGGAATATTTCTACCCAACTACGGAACCAGTACGGATGAACCAAACTCATTTTATCGTGGAACCTAGCCCGGTTCATAAGGAGCTTGACTGCGTATCTGGACTAGTGGCACACAAACTTTCGAAAAGCCGCTGCAATATTACGCACCTATCGCCACCATACGCCGAGATGATTTCACTCACGGATGAGAACCAGGTGCTTTACTTCGCCAGCGACACAACTAGTATTATAATTCACTGCAAGAATTCTATTATAGCGCCACCATACAAGGTGGCTGTAGTTAAATTAGATTTCGATtgtaaaatccaaaataataagAGTGTTATATATGGATTCGTGAATAGGGAAGAAAGGCGGACAAACTTATTCTTTAAAGAAAGAATTCAGATTAATTTCAATTTAGAGAAGAATGAAACGGCATTAGCAGAATTAAATAAGCCTGCGAATCCATTTgacaacaaaattttcactaTAACAACGGATGATTATAAGGAACAAGATATAGGTGAACCCATTATTGAATATGTATTAGTGGGTGTAGGATTGTTAGGTATTATGTATGTGGTAGTATATATTTATCTACGAgttaaaaaatgtaatacaacaCGAAATTCCAGAAGACCGGCGGAGTGTTTGTTTCCACTTCCGCGAAATACAGCTGAAAGctcgttataa